The DNA sequence CGCGCAGGATGTCCAGGCGGCGCTCGCCCAGACGCAGCGGCAGCTGCCGCAGGGAATCCTTCCGCCTTCGTATCAGAAGTCGAATCCTTCCGACTCGCCGATCCTGTTCTTCGCCCTGACCTCCGATCTCCTCCCGCTCTCGGCTCTGGACGAGTACGCGCAGACGTTCCTGGCGCAGCGCATCTCCACCGTCAAGGGGGTCGCCCAGGTGAACGTCTTCGGCTCGCAGAAGTACGCGGTCCGCATCCAGCTCGACCCGCAGGCGATGGCTTCACGGGGGGTCGGTCTGGATCAGGTGACCTCGGCGGTCAGCTCGGGCAACGTGAACCTGCCGAGCGGCGTGCTGTGGGGCACGGAGCGCGCGGTGACCCTCAATTCCGAGGGACAGCTGCGCGACGCCGCGGGGTTCCGCTCGCTGGTGATCACGACCGTGGATGGCGCGCCGGTGCGCCTCGGCGACGTCGCCCAGGTGGTGGATGGCGTGCAGGAGACGCGCACCGCGAGCTGGTTCAACGGCAAGCGCGCGATCGTGCTCGCCATCCAGCGGCAGCCGGGCACCAACACCGTGGCGGTGGCGGACGCGGTCCACAAGCTCGTCAACCAGCTCAGGCCGCAGCTCCCGGGCGCCGTGCACCTCGAGGTCCTGAACGACCGCTCGGTGTCGATCCGCCACTCCGTGGCCGACGTGCAGATGACGCTGTGGATCGCGCTGGTGCTGGTGGTCGGCGTCATCTTCCTTTTCCTCCGCAACCTCTCGGCCACGCTGATCCCGAGCCTGGCCCTTCCGCTCTCGGTGGTCGGCACGTTCGCGGTCATGCGGCCGCTGGGGTTCAGCCTCGACAATCTCTCCCTCATGGCGCTGACGCTCGCGGTCGGCTTCGTGGTCGACGACGCCATCGTCATGCTCGAGAACATCGTCCGCCATCTCGAGATGGGGAAGCGCCCGATGCAGGCCGCCCTCGATGGCTCGCGCGAGATCGGCTTCACGATTCTCTCGATGACGCTGTCGCTGGTGGCGGTGTTCATCCCGATCCTCTTCATGGGCGGATTGCTGGGCCGGCTGTTCCACGAGTTCGCGGTGGTCATCAGTGTCGCGATCCTGGTGTCGGGGTTCGTCTCCCTCACGCTGACGCCGATGATGTGCAGCCGCTTTCTGCGCTCCGGCCGCGACCGCCAGCACGGCCGTTTCTATCAGGCCACCGAGCGGGTCTTCCAGGCTTCGCTGGGCGCCTACCGCAAGAGCCTGGTGTGGGTGATGGACCACCGTCGCACCGCGCTGGCGTTCTCCGCCGCGATCCTGATCGGCACCGCCCTGCTGTGGATGGCCATTCCCAAGGGGTTCATCCCCAGCGAGGACATCGATCAGATCAGCGGCACCACCGAAACGCTCGAAGGGACCGCGTTCGAGTCCATGGTCCAGCACCAGCGCGCGGTGGCGGCGATCGTCGCCAAGGACCCCAACGTCGAGGGGTTCATGTCGGCGGTGGGCGGCGGACCCGGCGGCAGCTCGAGCAACCAGGGTCGTCTCGTGATTCGGCTCAAGCCGCGCCACGAGCGCAAGCTCTCCGCCGATCAGGTGATTCGTACGCTCCAGCCCAAGCTCTCGCAGGTGCCCGGGATCCGCGTGTTCCTTCAGAATCCGCCGCCGGTGCGCGTTGGCGCGCGCTTCGCGAAGAGCCAGTACCAATACACGCTGCAGGGGACCGACCTGGCTTCGTTGTCGGCCAACGCCTCGAAGCTGGAAGCCAAGCTGCGCCAGCTTCCGGCGCTCGACAACGTCACCAGCGACCTGCAGATCAAGAACCCCGAGCTGCAGGTGGACATCGACCGCGAGCGCGCGGCCGCGCTCGGCGTCACCCCGGCGCAGATCGAGCAGGCGCTCTACGACGCCTACGGAACGCGGCAGGTCTCGACCATCTTCACGCCGACCAACCAGTACTGGGTGGTGCTCGAGCTGCAGCCGCGGTTCCAGCGCGACGCCTCGGCGATCGGTCTGCTGAGCGTGCGCAGCAGCTCGGGCGCGCTGGTCCCGATCGGCGCCGTGGCCCGGCTGAGGCCGACCATCGGTCCCCTGAGCGTGAATCACGCGGGACAGATGCCGTCGGTCACGCTGTCTTTCGACGTGCGCGAAGGCGCGGGGCTGAG is a window from the Candidatus Eisenbacteria bacterium genome containing:
- a CDS encoding efflux RND transporter permease subunit is translated as MNLSAPFIHRPVATTLVMMGILLFGVLAYRALPVSDLPNVDYPVITVRASLPGAGPETMAASVATPLEKQFSTIAGLDAMTSTSTLGSTNITLQFGLDRDIDAAAQDVQAALAQTQRQLPQGILPPSYQKSNPSDSPILFFALTSDLLPLSALDEYAQTFLAQRISTVKGVAQVNVFGSQKYAVRIQLDPQAMASRGVGLDQVTSAVSSGNVNLPSGVLWGTERAVTLNSEGQLRDAAGFRSLVITTVDGAPVRLGDVAQVVDGVQETRTASWFNGKRAIVLAIQRQPGTNTVAVADAVHKLVNQLRPQLPGAVHLEVLNDRSVSIRHSVADVQMTLWIALVLVVGVIFLFLRNLSATLIPSLALPLSVVGTFAVMRPLGFSLDNLSLMALTLAVGFVVDDAIVMLENIVRHLEMGKRPMQAALDGSREIGFTILSMTLSLVAVFIPILFMGGLLGRLFHEFAVVISVAILVSGFVSLTLTPMMCSRFLRSGRDRQHGRFYQATERVFQASLGAYRKSLVWVMDHRRTALAFSAAILIGTALLWMAIPKGFIPSEDIDQISGTTETLEGTAFESMVQHQRAVAAIVAKDPNVEGFMSAVGGGPGGSSSNQGRLVIRLKPRHERKLSADQVIRTLQPKLSQVPGIRVFLQNPPPVRVGARFAKSQYQYTLQGTDLASLSANASKLEAKLRQLPALDNVTSDLQIKNPELQVDIDRERAAALGVTPAQIEQALYDAYGTRQVSTIFTPTNQYWVVLELQPRFQRDASAIGLLSVRSSSGALVPIGAVARLRPTIGPLSVNHAGQMPSVTLSFDVREGAGLSEAVGQIQNAARGTLSSDITTNFAGTAQAFQASQQGLALLLLMAVLVIYLVLGVLYESFIHPITILSGLPFAGFGALLTLFLFRAELSVYAFVGVILLVGLVKKNAIMMIDFALDAERREGKKPQEAIFEACMVRFRPIMMTTMAALMGTLPIALGLGAGAESRRPLGLAVVGGLAFSQLVTLYVTPVFYTYLDALQERFRRHPRRPREATARDRTSREAEIPARG